In Pseudomonas flavescens, the sequence TCTCCGGGCCGCGGCAGATCGACCCGGGTGTCTGGTATCCGGCCATCTGGGCCGACAAACTGCCCCGCTGGCCAAGCGACAAGGAGGCGGAAACCTTCAGGAAGCTGGCCATCGAACTGATGAGCGAAGCGGCTTACATGCTTGGCGAAGAGCCGGACGATTACGAGGCGATCTTCCTGGCCGACAACAACGGCAAGGGTGAAAAGCTCATCGTTTCTGAGTGGTGTGCGGGTTACCTGCATGGCGCGAATACTGCCGGTTGGCTGGATGACGGGTTGCCCGAGGCGCTGGAAGCCTCGTTGGCGGTAATCATTCTGCACGGTGCAGAGAGCGGCTCGGAAGCGCTCAATGCCATGTCAGACTATGAGTACGATGCCTCCGTCGCCACCCTCGAACCAGCTGCGGTGGCGATCTACGCCTACTGGCAGGAACATCTCGAACCGTTGCTGCCGGTACGTCGGGACGAAACCAAGGTTGGCCGTAACGACCCATGCACCTGCGGCAGCGGCAAGAAATACAAGCAATGCTGCATGTAGTGAGCTCGCCCCGGGCATCATCTGCATAGGCGCCGGCTTGCCGGCGATTGGTAAGCAAACCGGCAGTTTGCCGAATGGCCGCAATCGATTCGCCCCGGGGGCGGGGCTCCTACCGAGTTGATGACCCAGGAGCCGCGACCCCGCGGCGAATGGCGGCGTCACTGTCGATTCTGCTGGATGACCACTAACGCATCGCCCGCAAGCGGGCTCCTACACGGGCAGCGCGGATGCGGCGATGTTATCGGGGTACCGGACCGTAGGAGCCG encodes:
- a CDS encoding UPF0149 family protein; translation: MDNKGLEKLDQLLLKYGNDDSVLSASELDGFFAGIVSGPRQIDPGVWYPAIWADKLPRWPSDKEAETFRKLAIELMSEAAYMLGEEPDDYEAIFLADNNGKGEKLIVSEWCAGYLHGANTAGWLDDGLPEALEASLAVIILHGAESGSEALNAMSDYEYDASVATLEPAAVAIYAYWQEHLEPLLPVRRDETKVGRNDPCTCGSGKKYKQCCM